Genomic segment of Umezawaea sp. Da 62-37:
GGCCACGAACGCGTACTCGACGCACTCGGCCTGGCCACCCGTCTGGGCGACCTCGGCCGGGTGTTCGCCTCCACCCCCGAGGCGATCGAGCACGCCCGCGTCCTGCTGCACCAGCACGACGATTGCTAGAATCCGATCACCAGGCGCAAAGGCAGGAGGTGGCACGTGACGACAACGGTCGCTCCCACTCTTCGTGGCACTGGAGGAAACCGATGAGCAGGCCCCTCTACCAGCTGAAGGCCGAGTTCTTCAAAACCCTCGGCCACCCGGCGCGCATCAGGGTGCTGGAACTGCTCAGCACGCGCGAGTACGCCGTCGCCGAACTGCTGACCGAGCTGGACATCGAACCGTCGAACCTGTCGCAACAGCTGGCGGTGCTCCGACGCGCGGGGCTGGTCGTCACGCGCAAGGAAGGGTCGGCCGTCCACTACTCGCTGACCACCCCACGGGTCGCCGAACTGCTCGCGGTGGCACGGACGATCCTCACCAGCGTCCTCTCAGGACAGATCGAACTGCTGGAGGACCTGCACGATCCCGAATCACCCGCGCTCGCAAGGGGATCAGTCGCAGGCTAGCGGTGGGATCCACGGCGTGGTCCTGATCATCGACACGCCTACCGTTCCCGTTGTCGTCCCGGCTCCTGCCGGGACGGTGACGCTCAACGTTCCACGCGTTCGCCCATGAGGAAGATGTCGCGGACGTCCGGGGAGCTGTCGAGGACGACTCGGTCGAAGGTGCTCACCCGTGCGTTGCCCGCCGCGGCGACCGTCTGCTCGGCGGCACTGTTGGTCGGGGTGGGCCGGTAGGCCATCACACCCTGCGGGCCAAAACGACACCGGTGTGGAGGAAGTGATCCCGCCATGCCTCACCACACCTGTTCGCAGACCGGAGCCGCCACCACGGGGACCCATCGACGTCCGCCCCCTCCAGCCCGCCGCCCCATTCACCGCCCTGGGCTGTCCGCCGTGTTCTGTCACCGCGAGGTGTCGGTGATGGTTGCCGTGCCCATTCCAACCGGGCCTTGCCACCAATGTTGAGACCCGCTACGTCAGACTCAGTCGCCAGTCCCGGTAACAGCTTTTCTGCTGCTCTACGGTTCCCAGGCTGTCCGGTGGCGCCTCGGCAAAGATATCCACGAGATGTTCCCGCTCCACCTGTTGTCCGGTTCGGAGAATGTAAATACGACTTGCACCAATCATATCTCGCACCATGCCTGACGCGTAGGCATCCTTGCGAGCACCCTGCACGGCGATCAACCACCCCGAAGTCTCCAGCTCCAGGCGAATTACTTGAAGTGCCTGAAACAGATCATTTCCACAACCGATTACAGGCCCGACCGGTCCGTCAAGGTTGATCAGGTACGTACGGTCGGCCCGCAGGTGCCATTTGAGCACGGATACCAGCCTCTGACGAGCACGAAGCAGCAGAACACTTAATTCCCGCACTCGTCCGATTTCACCGCTTTTCACAAGCCGTATTTCGGTTGTTCATCCTGAGCAGTACGACGTCCACCGTGACCCGCAAAACACCCTCCGCTATCAACCTCGAAACAAGTTGCGACAGCCTTCGAAACTGTAGCCTGCGACTTGACCGGCAAGCCCGAGTGCCGACGGTCTCGTCCGGTCGGCAGGATGAAGAGGAGCGGTGAGTCCGCGCAAACCGGCGTCCACCACGGTCCTGGTGCTGTGGGTGGCGGGGTCCATGGTCGTGAGCCTTGCCGTGGGCATCTTGTGGGGCAAGGCGTTCCCGACCACCACGCGACCGATCTACATCATCAGCGCGGTGCTGCTGGTCGTGATGATGGGCGGCTTCAGGCTCCTCGGTGGATTCGACCGGCTCGACCAGGCGCGGAAGAACCGCGGATCTCCCCGATGACCATCGCGATGCTCGCGGGCGCCCTCACCGCGATTCGAGATTCCGCGGGAACGGGTCACCGCCGGCGCACCGGGCGCTGCTCCACGACGTGATCCGGCGTGCTGTCCCGGCGAAGTCCTACTGATCCGCGCCAAGGGCGTGGGCCAAGCCGGATCTGCCGGGAATGGCCAGTTTGCGGTAGGTGTTCGTCAGGTGCTTCTCCACGGTGCGGGACGTCACGGACAGGTGGTCGGCGATCTCGGGATTGGTGTGGCCCGCGGCGGCGAGCCGGGCGACCTGCCGTTCCGCCGTCGTCAGCACCGGGAGGCCCGTCGGGGAGGACGGGGCGTCCGACGAGCCGGACGCGGTCTCGACGCCCGCAGCCTCTACTAGCCAGGTCGCCCCGCACCGGATCGCGAGGGCACGGCCCTGCCGCAGCCACTGCTCCGCGTTGTCGTACCCCTGCTCCCGCATCGTCCTGCCCAGGTGCACGAACGTCTTCGCCCGCTGCAACCGGTTGTCCGACGCGGCGAGCACGGTCACGGTCTCCCGCAGGAGTTCGACGGCCTTGGCGCCTCCCGTCAGCGAGGCGCGCAACCGCATCGCGGCACCGAGGTGCGCGGGTGCTCCCCAGGCCGAGGCGTGCGCGTACTCCTCGTCGGCCAGTGCCCACGCCGAGTCGAGGTCGCCGAGCCCCTGGTGCAAGACCGGCCGCGACGATCCGCCACGGGTGCAGGGCCGGGTTGCGCCAGCCCGCGGAGTCGAGGTGGTGGCCGCAGTCGAGGACGTGGGCCAGCGCACCCCGCAGGTCACCGAGTCCGAGCGCGACCCGGCTGTGCTCGGCGAGCACGAGGGCGCGCGCGACCACGGTGTCCGCTTCCGCGCGTTCGAGGATGGTGTCCAGCCACGAGGCATCGCGGTCAGCGAGTCGGCGGCCGACCGCAACATGCCGGTGGCCCAGTCGCCGCCCCCGGTGGTGATGGCGAGCAACTGCGCGGCGACCTGCTAAGCGGGTCTGCCCCCGGTGTGCAGGAGTTCGGCCGCGGCCAGGTGCGTCCGTTCCCAGGCGCGCGGCGTCGTGCGCGGCGGACACCGGGTCGGCCAAGGACCTCACCGGGCAGAGCAGGACCACGACGCCACACCGCCCGAGCCCCTTCGAAGGCGGCATCGGCCTCCGGATCGTGGAGCCGACCGGGGTCCACGACCTCGGCTCCCCCAGGCGGCCACTCCACCAGCGGAACTCCGCCAACGGGCTCGCGCGAACTCAGCGCACCGGTGGCGTGCCGGGTCCACGACGGGCTGTCGGCACCGCTCACGCGACAGTGCACGGCCAACCCGCGCCTGCCCGCCGCGTCCTCGGCGCCGACCCGCACCCGCAGCTCCACCGAGCCGTCCTCCGGCAGGACAAGGGGCCTCTCGACCATCAACTCCTCGACCAGCCCGCTCTCGACCTGGCGACCGGCCCAGAGCGCCAGCTCCAGCAACGCCGCACCGGGTAGCGGAACCGAACCCCGGACCACGTGCCCGGCAGGCCATGGGCGGGTCCGCGCCGACAACCGCCCGGTCAGCACCACATCACCCGCGACCGCGACGTCCTCGAGCAACGGGTGCCCGACGACCGCGGCACCGTCCACAGAGGACAGCCCTTGCCGCCGCTCCGGACTCACCGGCGAGTCCTCCCGCCGAGCACCACCACCCACCAAAGCCTCCTCCGGTCACGTCCGCGGACCGTCCGGGCTCGCTGCGGCGATCATGACGACGAACGCCAGTCAAGCCGGCGTACCGCGAACCCGTCAACGCCAGGAGTCGATTACTGGGGAAACGCTTAGCGAAATGGCTTTCCCCGCTCCATCAACCCCGGAGTGGCCCACCGCCGTCACGCCTGGCCAGCACGAAGTCGACGTCCTTGTCGCCGCGCCCCGACAGGTTCACCAGGATACGCTCGGTGGGCGGCCTGTCCCCCGCCAGGCGGATCGCGAACGCTAGGGCGTGCGAGCTCTCGAGTGCCGGGATGATGCCTTCCGACCGTGCGACGCGGAGGAACGTGGTGACCGCCTCCTCGTCGGAAACGGTGTCGATGGACAATCGGCCGGACTCGCGCAGCATGGCCATCTCGGGGCCGACACCGGGGTACGCGAGCCCTGAGGCGATCGACATCACCGAGGCGGGTCCGCCGTCGTCCTCCTGGAGGACGACGGATCGGGCCCCGTGCAGGATTCCCGGACGTCCGAAGGTCAGCGTGGCCGCGTGCTGACCGGGTTGGCCGCTCCTGCCGAGGGGTTCGACCGCGTGCAGGGCCACCTCGGGGTCGTCCAGGAAGCCGGAGTACACCCCGATCGCGTTCGAGCCGCCTGCGACGCACGCGACGACGTGGTCGGGCAGCGTTCCCCCGGTGATCGAGAGGAACTGCGCACGGGCCTCGTGCCCGACGACCGATTGGAAGTCCCGGACGATCATCGGGAACGGATGCGGTCCGATGGCCGAACCGATCGCGTAGAGGGCGTGGGCGTGCTGCTCGGTGTAAGCCTGCAACGCCGAGTCGCCGGCCTCCTTCAACGTCGATTGGCCGGAGGCCACCGGGACGACCCGCGCACCCAGGAGGCGCATGAGGCTCACGTTCGTGTTCACCTTGTCGACGTCGACCGCGCCCATGTGCACTTCGCATTCGAGCCCGAACCGGGCGGCCGCGCTGGCGAGTGCGACGCCGTGCTGGCCCGCACCCGTTTCGGCGATCAGCTTCCGCTTGCCCATCTTCCTGGCGAGGAGCGCGAACCCCACGCAATGGTTGATCTTGTGTGCGCCGGTGTGGTTGAGGTCCTCGCGCTTGACGTGGATCCTGGCGCCGCCCACCTGGTCCGAGATGTTCTCCAGGTGGTGCACCGGCGTCGGCCTGCCCTGCAGACCGGCTCGGG
This window contains:
- the trpB gene encoding tryptophan synthase subunit beta; this translates as MSHSTSTHASRFPDANGYYGDFGGNHWPPHLGPVLEELTAAYEELRSSPDFWHELDKARAGLQGRPTPVHHLENISDQVGGARIHVKREDLNHTGAHKINHCVGFALLARKMGKRKLIAETGAGQHGVALASAAARFGLECEVHMGAVDVDKVNTNVSLMRLLGARVVPVASGQSTLKEAGDSALQAYTEQHAHALYAIGSAIGPHPFPMIVRDFQSVVGHEARAQFLSITGGTLPDHVVACVAGGSNAIGVYSGFLDDPEVALHAVEPLGRSGQPGQHAATLTFGRPGILHGARSVVLQEDDGGPASVMSIASGLAYPGVGPEMAMLRESGRLSIDTVSDEEAVTTFLRVARSEGIIPALESSHALAFAIRLAGDRPPTERILVNLSGRGDKDVDFVLARRDGGGPLRG
- a CDS encoding metalloregulator ArsR/SmtB family transcription factor, with amino-acid sequence MSRPLYQLKAEFFKTLGHPARIRVLELLSTREYAVAELLTELDIEPSNLSQQLAVLRRAGLVVTRKEGSAVHYSLTTPRVAELLAVARTILTSVLSGQIELLEDLHDPESPALARGSVAG
- a CDS encoding LuxR C-terminal-related transcriptional regulator; the protein is MHQGLGDLDSAWALADEEYAHASAWGAPAHLGAAMRLRASLTGGAKAVELLRETVTVLAASDNRLQRAKTFVHLGRTMREQGYDNAEQWLRQGRALAIRCGATWLVEAAGVETASGSSDAPSSPTGLPVLTTAERQVARLAAAGHTNPEIADHLSVTSRTVEKHLTNTYRKLAIPGRSGLAHALGADQ